A single genomic interval of Saccharothrix saharensis harbors:
- a CDS encoding extracellular catalytic domain type 1 short-chain-length polyhydroxyalkanoate depolymerase: MKVLGAIVTSLAAAAAFVLAFVAAPSASAATLTEVTGFGTNPSNLRMHLYVPDRVQPRPGVLLAVHYCTGTGPAFYSGTDFARLADQYGFIVIYPSATRSGQCFDVSSAQALRRDGGSDPVGLMSMVRYVLQRHNGDTSRVFVTGVSSGAMTTNVMLADYPDVFAAGAAFAGVPAGCFATTDGSGWNSQCANGQILRTPQEWGNTARGMYPGYSGARPRVQIWHGTADDTLRYPNFGETIDQWTNVHGLSTTPTSTDSPQSGWTRTRYGDKVEAISMQGTGHNLMGAGMALRAIQFFGLDKPGDTTTTTTTTTTTTTTTTTTTTTTPPPGDCKVTYGVNSWNTGLTASITIANTSASAINGWQLAFTLPGGQTITSGWNATYSPTSGAVTARNASYNGALAAGASVGIGFQATHSGNTGKPTSFTLNGVACTIG; the protein is encoded by the coding sequence GTGAAGGTCCTCGGCGCGATCGTGACCTCACTGGCCGCCGCGGCGGCGTTCGTGCTGGCCTTCGTCGCCGCACCGTCGGCTTCGGCCGCCACGCTGACCGAGGTCACGGGCTTCGGCACGAACCCCAGCAACCTGCGCATGCACCTGTACGTGCCGGACCGGGTCCAGCCCCGGCCGGGCGTGCTGCTGGCCGTGCACTACTGCACCGGCACCGGTCCGGCGTTCTACTCGGGCACGGACTTCGCCCGGCTGGCCGACCAGTACGGCTTCATCGTGATCTACCCGTCGGCGACCCGCAGCGGTCAGTGCTTCGACGTGTCGAGCGCGCAGGCGCTGCGGCGGGACGGGGGCAGCGACCCGGTCGGGCTGATGTCGATGGTCCGGTACGTGCTCCAGCGCCACAACGGCGACACGAGCCGCGTGTTCGTCACCGGCGTCTCGTCCGGCGCGATGACCACGAACGTGATGCTGGCCGACTACCCGGACGTGTTCGCCGCGGGCGCGGCGTTCGCGGGCGTGCCCGCCGGCTGCTTCGCCACCACCGACGGCTCCGGCTGGAACAGCCAGTGCGCCAACGGTCAGATCCTGCGCACGCCCCAGGAGTGGGGCAACACCGCCCGCGGCATGTACCCCGGCTACAGCGGCGCGCGGCCGCGCGTGCAGATCTGGCACGGCACCGCCGACGACACGCTGCGGTACCCGAACTTCGGCGAGACGATCGACCAGTGGACCAACGTCCACGGCCTGTCGACCACGCCGACGTCCACCGACAGCCCGCAGTCCGGCTGGACGCGCACCCGTTACGGGGACAAGGTCGAGGCCATCTCCATGCAGGGCACCGGCCACAACCTGATGGGCGCGGGCATGGCGTTGCGCGCGATCCAGTTCTTCGGTCTGGACAAGCCCGGCGACACCACTACGACCACCACCACCACAACCACAACCACGACCACCACCACGACTACGACTACGACGACCCCGCCGCCCGGCGACTGCAAGGTCACCTACGGCGTCAACAGCTGGAACACCGGCCTGACCGCGAGCATCACCATCGCCAACACCTCCGCCAGCGCGATCAACGGCTGGCAGCTCGCGTTCACCCTGCCCGGCGGGCAGACCATCACCAGCGGGTGGAACGCCACCTACTCCCCCACCAGCGGCGCCGTCACGGCCCGCAACGCGTCCTACAACGGCGCGCTCGCCGCGGGCGCGTCCGTCGGCATCGGGTTCCAGGCGACCCACAGCGGCAACACCGGCAAGCCGACCTCGTTCACGCTCAACGGCGTCGCGTGCACGATCGGCTGA
- a CDS encoding LPXTG cell wall anchor domain-containing protein → MYKVPGSGVAVGTGVGSLAATGAGVVWWVVAGAVLLVAGLLLTRASRERRATADE, encoded by the coding sequence GTGTACAAGGTCCCCGGCAGCGGTGTCGCGGTCGGCACGGGAGTCGGCTCGTTGGCGGCCACCGGCGCAGGGGTCGTGTGGTGGGTGGTGGCCGGTGCGGTGCTCCTGGTGGCCGGCCTGCTGCTCACCCGCGCGTCCCGCGAGCGACGAGCGACAGCCGACGAGTAG
- a CDS encoding Mov34/MPN/PAD-1 family protein, whose amino-acid sequence MLVIRRDLVDAMVAHARRDHPDEACGIIAGPEGSDRPERFIEMDNAERSPTFYRFDSMEQLRVHREMSANDEETVVVYHSHTATEAYPSRTDISYASEPQAHYVLISTRDPEQHELRSYRIVDGVVTEEPVEVVESYMFAHTGADDTPDCP is encoded by the coding sequence GTGCTGGTGATTCGCCGTGACCTCGTCGACGCGATGGTGGCGCACGCCCGTCGCGACCACCCGGACGAGGCGTGCGGGATCATCGCGGGCCCGGAGGGTTCCGACCGCCCGGAGCGGTTCATCGAGATGGACAACGCCGAGCGCTCGCCGACGTTCTACCGCTTCGACTCGATGGAGCAGTTGCGCGTCCACCGCGAGATGAGCGCGAACGACGAGGAAACGGTCGTCGTCTACCACTCGCACACGGCGACCGAGGCCTACCCGTCGCGCACGGACATCTCCTACGCGAGCGAACCGCAGGCGCACTACGTGCTCATCTCCACCCGGGACCCGGAGCAGCACGAGCTGCGCTCCTACCGGATCGTGGACGGCGTGGTGACCGAAGAGCCGGTCGAGGTCGTGGAGTCGTACATGTTCGCCCACACCGGCGCCGACGACACCCCCGACTGTCCCTGA
- the wecB gene encoding non-hydrolyzing UDP-N-acetylglucosamine 2-epimerase yields MKEVVLLAGTRPEAVKIAPVALALGDHPVLRPVIVHSGQHNGMVEQALRSFGLHAHVELDVARATGGQAELLARLVAGFDRLLSRRDPAVVLVQGDTTTALAGALAAFWRGIPVAHLEAGLRTGDLAGPFPEEGTRQMIARIATLHLAPTDDAAAALIREGMADRRIVVTGNTVVDAVQRVAAADLPARDPELARLERVLDERSHRLVLVTVHRRESWGAPLARVLHAVRSIADRHPDVRVLLPVHPNPRVRAAARNLLGGHDRIVVTEPLDYSDLVRALRRSALVLTDSGGIQEEAPTFGVPVLVLRDTTERVSAVDEGCAWLVGTDPIRIVAEAGWVLGARLRLPPGRNPFGDGRAASRVRCALERLVGLPSDFATASLPVRIPC; encoded by the coding sequence GTGAAGGAAGTCGTGCTGCTCGCGGGCACCCGGCCCGAAGCGGTGAAGATCGCGCCGGTGGCGCTGGCGCTGGGCGACCACCCGGTGCTCCGGCCCGTCATCGTCCACAGCGGACAGCACAACGGCATGGTCGAGCAGGCGCTGCGCTCGTTCGGCCTGCACGCGCACGTCGAGCTGGACGTGGCGCGCGCCACCGGCGGCCAGGCCGAGCTGCTGGCCCGCCTGGTGGCCGGGTTCGACCGGCTGCTGAGCAGGCGCGACCCGGCCGTCGTGCTCGTCCAGGGCGACACGACCACGGCGCTGGCGGGCGCGCTGGCCGCGTTCTGGCGCGGCATCCCGGTCGCCCACCTCGAAGCCGGCCTGCGCACCGGCGACCTCGCCGGGCCGTTCCCCGAGGAGGGCACCCGGCAGATGATCGCCCGCATCGCCACCCTGCACCTCGCGCCGACCGACGACGCCGCGGCCGCGCTGATCCGCGAGGGCATGGCCGACCGGCGGATCGTGGTCACCGGCAACACCGTGGTCGACGCCGTGCAGCGGGTCGCCGCCGCCGACCTGCCCGCGCGCGACCCCGAGCTGGCCCGGCTGGAACGCGTGCTCGACGAGCGCTCCCACCGCCTGGTCCTGGTGACGGTGCACCGGCGCGAGTCGTGGGGCGCGCCGCTGGCCCGCGTGCTGCACGCGGTGCGGTCCATCGCCGACCGGCACCCCGACGTGCGCGTGCTGCTGCCCGTCCACCCGAACCCGCGGGTGCGCGCGGCGGCGCGGAACCTGCTCGGCGGGCACGACCGGATCGTGGTGACCGAGCCGTTGGACTACTCGGACCTGGTGCGCGCGCTGCGCCGGTCCGCGCTGGTGCTCACCGACTCCGGCGGCATCCAGGAGGAGGCGCCGACGTTCGGCGTGCCGGTGCTCGTGCTGCGTGACACGACCGAGCGGGTGTCCGCGGTGGACGAGGGCTGCGCGTGGCTGGTCGGCACCGACCCGATCCGGATCGTCGCCGAGGCGGGCTGGGTGCTCGGCGCGCGGCTGCGGCTGCCGCCGGGGCGCAACCCGTTCGGCGACGGGCGCGCGGCGTCCCGGGTGCGGTGCGCGTTGGAGCGGCTCGTCGGCCTGCCGAGCGACTTCGCGACGGCGTCGTTGCCCGTGCGCATCCCGTGCTGA
- a CDS encoding DUF2231 domain-containing protein, which produces MGGVQKVITWVRTSPAVDKAAGALAEAVPAALRRREVTDLLGARALGRPVHPAVVALPIGLYAASAALDLMPGSAKAARAVIGAGLAVAPAALATELAEYGTLDEKQRRTAFVQLAANAAANVCYLTSFRLRGHGFGVVARAVSALGLAALGAGGLLGVRPADTKPLGGVREPV; this is translated from the coding sequence ATGGGCGGTGTGCAGAAGGTGATCACGTGGGTTCGGACCAGTCCGGCGGTGGACAAGGCGGCCGGGGCGTTGGCGGAGGCGGTGCCTGCGGCGTTGCGGCGGCGTGAGGTGACGGACCTGCTCGGCGCACGCGCGCTCGGCCGGCCGGTGCACCCGGCGGTCGTGGCGCTGCCCATCGGGCTGTACGCGGCGTCGGCGGCGTTGGACCTCATGCCGGGCAGCGCGAAGGCGGCACGGGCGGTGATCGGGGCCGGGCTGGCCGTCGCACCCGCCGCGCTGGCCACCGAGCTCGCCGAGTACGGCACGTTGGACGAGAAGCAGCGGCGCACGGCGTTCGTGCAACTGGCGGCCAACGCCGCCGCGAACGTGTGCTACCTCACGTCCTTCCGCCTGCGCGGTCACGGCTTCGGCGTCGTGGCCAGGGCCGTCTCGGCCCTTGGACTCGCCGCGCTCGGCGCGGGCGGCCTGCTGGGCGTCCGTCCGGCCGACACTAAGCCCCTCGGGGGCGTGCGCGAACCGGTGTAG
- a CDS encoding nicotinate phosphoribosyltransferase has translation MSTSLFTDHYELTMLAAALRDGTADRPCVFEVFARRLPEGRRYGVVAGTGRLLDAITDFTFTESDLELLERTNVVDQATLEWLAGYRFTGDVDGYPEGELYFPGSPILSVRAPFGVGVVLETLALSVLNHDSAIASAAARMVGAANGRRMIEMGSRRTHEEAAVAAARAAYLAGFTATSNLEAARRHGIPTAGTCAHAFTLLHDTEEEAFRAQVEALGVDTTLLVDTYDITNGIKTAVEVAGPELGAVRIDSGDLGVLARQARDQLDSLGARNTRIVVSGDLDEYSIAMLRAEPVDAYGVGTSVVTGSGAPTAGMVYKLVEVDGRPVAKRSSHKESRGGRKSALRRHKETGTALEEVVFPHDAQPSTGEHDRLLAVPMVRAGQRVDGLDTLVESRERLRAALVTVPWEGLKLSRGEPAIPTTFL, from the coding sequence ATGTCGACGTCGCTGTTCACCGACCACTACGAGTTGACGATGCTGGCCGCGGCACTGCGCGACGGCACCGCCGACCGGCCGTGCGTCTTCGAGGTCTTCGCCCGGCGGTTGCCGGAGGGCAGGCGGTACGGCGTGGTCGCGGGCACGGGCAGGCTGCTCGACGCGATCACCGACTTCACGTTCACCGAGAGTGACCTGGAGCTGCTGGAACGCACGAACGTGGTGGACCAGGCGACCCTGGAGTGGCTGGCCGGCTACCGGTTCACCGGTGACGTGGACGGCTACCCGGAGGGCGAGCTGTACTTCCCGGGGTCGCCGATCCTGTCCGTGCGGGCGCCGTTCGGCGTGGGGGTGGTGCTGGAGACGCTGGCGCTGTCCGTCCTGAACCACGACAGCGCGATCGCGTCGGCGGCGGCGCGGATGGTCGGCGCGGCCAACGGGCGGCGGATGATCGAGATGGGATCGCGCCGCACGCACGAGGAGGCGGCGGTGGCGGCGGCGCGGGCCGCGTACCTGGCCGGGTTCACCGCGACGTCGAACCTGGAGGCCGCACGGCGGCACGGCATCCCGACCGCCGGGACGTGCGCGCACGCGTTCACCCTGCTGCACGACACCGAGGAGGAGGCGTTCCGCGCGCAGGTCGAGGCACTGGGCGTGGACACGACCCTCCTCGTGGACACCTACGACATCACGAACGGCATCAAGACCGCCGTCGAGGTCGCGGGGCCGGAGCTGGGCGCCGTGCGGATCGACTCGGGCGACCTGGGCGTGCTGGCGCGGCAGGCGCGGGACCAGCTGGACTCGTTGGGCGCGCGGAACACCCGGATCGTGGTGTCCGGTGACCTGGACGAGTACTCGATCGCGATGCTGCGGGCCGAGCCGGTGGACGCGTACGGCGTCGGCACGTCGGTGGTCACGGGGTCCGGCGCGCCGACCGCGGGCATGGTCTACAAGCTCGTCGAGGTGGACGGGCGGCCGGTGGCCAAGCGCAGCTCGCACAAGGAGTCGCGCGGTGGGCGCAAGAGCGCGCTGCGGCGGCACAAGGAGACGGGGACGGCGTTGGAGGAGGTCGTGTTCCCGCACGACGCCCAGCCGTCGACGGGTGAGCACGACCGGCTGCTCGCCGTGCCGATGGTCCGCGCTGGACAACGGGTGGACGGCCTGGACACCCTGGTGGAGAGCCGGGAGCGGCTGCGTGCCGCCCTGGTGACCGTGCCGTGGGAGGGTCTGAAGCTGTCCCGCGGCGAGCCCGCGATTCCGACGACGTTCCTGTGA
- a CDS encoding peptidase S58, DmpA: protein MLVGRAPGAAVLLAPAGAVAGVDVRGAPVGTRELDLLDPSTLVRRVHAVVLGGPSTVDGVVRWLAERGHGFAVGPQPFEVVPIVPAAEPLGLAPADGYAVCTSAVPLDVPALALVGSTAAGLVVVDADLDPAECRRVAMSAHDAFARTGVTVPATVFAVATGTPTGTPLSTLCATATTALHHACRTLSARVSNAQRPSVERSGTESSTLRLS from the coding sequence ATGCTGGTCGGGCGCGCTCCGGGCGCGGCGGTGCTGTTGGCGCCCGCGGGCGCGGTGGCCGGGGTCGACGTCCGGGGCGCGCCGGTCGGCACGCGTGAACTGGACCTGCTGGACCCGTCGACGCTGGTGCGGCGGGTGCACGCCGTGGTGCTGGGCGGGCCGTCGACCGTGGACGGGGTCGTGCGCTGGCTGGCCGAACGCGGCCACGGCTTCGCCGTCGGCCCGCAGCCGTTCGAGGTCGTCCCGATCGTCCCCGCCGCCGAGCCCCTGGGCCTGGCCCCGGCCGACGGCTACGCGGTGTGCACCTCCGCCGTGCCGCTCGACGTGCCCGCTCTGGCCCTGGTCGGCTCGACCGCCGCGGGGCTCGTCGTCGTGGACGCCGACCTGGACCCGGCGGAATGCCGAAGGGTCGCGATGTCCGCCCACGACGCCTTCGCCCGCACCGGCGTGACGGTGCCCGCCACCGTCTTCGCCGTGGCCACCGGCACCCCGACCGGCACGCCCCTGTCCACCCTCTGCGCCACCGCCACCACCGCCCTCCACCACGCGTGTCGAACGCTCAGCGCCCGAGTGTCGAACGCTCAGCGCCCGAGTGTCGAACGCTCAGGTACCGAGAGTTCAACGCTCAGGTTGAGCTGA
- the clpS gene encoding ATP-dependent Clp protease adapter ClpS, which yields MTTPVEHERTQVDPAGEEVRAEDRPWQTLVWNDPVNLMSYVTYVFQKLFGYSRDHATKLMLDVHHKGRAIVSSGTKDKVEADVAKLHAAGLWATMQRSS from the coding sequence ATGACCACGCCCGTCGAGCATGAGCGGACGCAGGTTGACCCGGCCGGCGAGGAGGTCCGCGCGGAGGACCGCCCGTGGCAGACCCTGGTCTGGAACGACCCGGTGAACCTGATGTCCTACGTGACGTACGTGTTCCAGAAGCTGTTCGGCTACAGCCGTGACCACGCGACCAAGCTGATGCTGGACGTGCACCACAAGGGCAGGGCGATCGTGTCGTCGGGGACGAAGGACAAGGTGGAGGCCGACGTGGCCAAGCTGCACGCGGCCGGGCTCTGGGCGACCATGCAGCGTTCGTCGTGA
- a CDS encoding MoaD/ThiS family protein yields MAVTVSIPTILRTHTGGQKSVEAAGATLAEVIDDLETNHGGLKQRLVKEGALHRFVNVYVNDEDVRFAGGLEAAVKDGDTVTILPAVAGG; encoded by the coding sequence ATGGCCGTCACCGTCTCCATCCCCACGATCCTGCGCACCCACACCGGTGGGCAGAAGTCCGTCGAGGCCGCGGGCGCGACGCTCGCGGAGGTCATCGACGACCTGGAGACCAACCACGGTGGCCTGAAGCAGCGCCTGGTCAAGGAAGGCGCGCTCCACCGGTTCGTCAACGTCTACGTCAACGACGAGGACGTGCGGTTCGCGGGCGGCCTCGAAGCGGCCGTCAAGGACGGCGACACCGTGACGATCCTCCCGGCCGTCGCGGGCGGCTGA
- a CDS encoding choice-of-anchor P family protein, with protein sequence MRVRMTRRAAVAGLAAVTALVVAAAPASAAPGDASAHGARLDLSLSGRDAVAAGPFAAATANGPTTGTFATVDLPAVLRTGVIDTSASRDDRTGGVGSWASTADVRLDLLAEVTGGLSAELVEAECAATQKGVVGKAKLVGLDLGRLGEVGSEPAPDTAVDVEVLGADVARVVLNEQVRNGDGSLTVNALHVTLLGGPLGTGDLVVSSATCGPAGLPIPMASGAGLWIGLGLLALFGVPVGASALRRRHDLAAV encoded by the coding sequence ATGCGTGTCCGAATGACGCGTCGCGCCGCGGTGGCCGGGCTGGCCGCCGTCACCGCGCTGGTCGTGGCCGCCGCGCCCGCCTCGGCGGCGCCGGGTGACGCCTCGGCCCACGGCGCGAGGCTCGACCTGTCGCTGTCGGGCCGTGACGCGGTCGCGGCCGGTCCCTTCGCCGCCGCCACCGCGAACGGCCCCACGACCGGCACGTTCGCGACCGTCGACCTGCCGGCCGTGCTGCGCACCGGCGTGATCGACACCTCCGCCTCGCGCGACGACAGGACCGGTGGCGTCGGCTCCTGGGCGAGCACCGCCGACGTCCGCCTCGACCTGCTCGCGGAGGTGACCGGCGGTCTGTCCGCGGAACTGGTCGAAGCCGAGTGCGCGGCCACCCAGAAGGGCGTGGTGGGCAAGGCGAAGCTCGTCGGCCTCGACCTCGGCCGGCTCGGCGAGGTCGGCTCCGAACCGGCGCCCGACACCGCCGTCGACGTCGAGGTGCTCGGCGCGGACGTCGCCAGGGTCGTGCTCAACGAGCAGGTCCGCAACGGCGACGGCAGCCTCACCGTGAACGCCCTGCACGTCACCCTGCTCGGCGGTCCGCTCGGCACGGGCGACCTGGTCGTCTCGTCCGCCACGTGCGGCCCGGCGGGCCTGCCCATCCCGATGGCGTCCGGCGCCGGCCTGTGGATCGGGCTCGGCCTGCTCGCCCTGTTCGGCGTGCCCGTCGGCGCTTCGGCACTGCGCCGCCGGCACGACCTCGCGGCGGTCTGA
- the xrtP gene encoding exosortase P — MALVVPRTERLNRVVVVALVAAAVGLVVAQQAYRTAEILLSGLLLDVMSSDGVEVVAARQTVYFGLGSDTPLGLRMTPECTSAFLVVPLLAVGSVMIALRPRITRRVLVALAVAGGAVVVVNQVRVLTLVGLVRWLGVDTGYHWGHTLLGSMVSVVGGAAALVAFVWLATRR, encoded by the coding sequence GTGGCGCTTGTCGTGCCCCGCACCGAACGCCTCAACCGGGTGGTGGTCGTCGCGCTGGTGGCGGCGGCCGTCGGCCTCGTGGTCGCGCAGCAGGCCTACCGGACCGCCGAGATCCTGCTGTCCGGGCTGCTGCTCGACGTGATGAGCTCGGACGGGGTGGAGGTCGTCGCGGCCCGGCAGACGGTCTACTTCGGGCTCGGCTCCGACACCCCGCTCGGGTTGCGGATGACGCCCGAGTGCACGTCGGCGTTCCTCGTCGTGCCGCTGCTCGCGGTGGGCTCGGTGATGATCGCGTTGCGGCCCCGGATCACGCGACGGGTGCTGGTGGCGCTCGCGGTGGCCGGCGGCGCGGTGGTCGTGGTGAACCAGGTCCGGGTGCTGACGCTGGTCGGGCTGGTCCGGTGGCTCGGCGTGGACACCGGCTACCACTGGGGTCACACGCTGCTCGGCTCGATGGTGAGCGTGGTCGGCGGGGCCGCCGCGCTGGTGGCGTTCGTGTGGTTGGCGACGCGGCGGTGA
- a CDS encoding DUF2017 domain-containing protein: MKKWTRTGDQVLGRFDRQEAAVVRGLVSQIQDMLLARAEEAPQDELAELTGIRTGPSTPPDDPILGRLLPDFHRLDADAPDPAEVDSANALRSLHEPELLDLKTGVAAVVLQTCPPDGGEVRLALEQAEAWLSALNDVRLALGTALDVQEDMPDELPPDDPRSPHLGVYHWLTWVQETLVEAVMN; the protein is encoded by the coding sequence GTGAAGAAGTGGACACGCACCGGCGACCAGGTGCTCGGCCGGTTCGACCGGCAGGAAGCCGCCGTGGTGCGCGGCCTGGTGAGCCAGATCCAGGACATGCTGCTGGCCCGGGCCGAGGAGGCGCCGCAGGACGAGCTGGCGGAGCTGACCGGAATCCGCACCGGCCCGTCCACGCCGCCCGACGACCCCATCCTGGGTCGGCTGCTGCCCGACTTCCACCGGCTCGACGCCGACGCGCCCGACCCGGCCGAGGTGGACTCGGCGAACGCGCTGCGGTCGTTGCACGAGCCCGAGCTGCTGGACCTCAAGACCGGGGTGGCGGCCGTGGTGCTGCAGACGTGCCCGCCCGACGGCGGTGAGGTGCGGCTGGCGCTGGAGCAGGCCGAGGCGTGGCTGTCGGCGTTGAACGACGTGCGGCTGGCGCTGGGGACGGCGTTGGACGTGCAGGAGGACATGCCGGACGAGCTGCCGCCGGACGACCCGCGGTCGCCGCACCTGGGCGTGTACCACTGGTTGACGTGGGTGCAGGAGACGCTGGTCGAAGCGGTCATGAACTGA
- a CDS encoding PLP-dependent cysteine synthase family protein — MARYESLLDAVGGTPLVGLPRLSPSKDVRLWAKLEDRNPTGSIKDRPVLMMIEEAERTGVLTPGCTILEPTSGNTGIALAMAAKLKGYGLVCVMPENTSAERKQLLQAYGARIVFSPAAGGSNQAVALAKELSAQNPDWVMLYQYGNPANPGAHYHGTGPEILKDLPTITHFVAGLGTTGTLVGVGRYLREQKPDVQVIAAEPRYGELVYGLRNLDEGFVPELYDAEVLTGRYSVGSYDALRRTRQLLEVEGIFAGISTGAILHAALAAAEKAAARGESADVAFVVADAGWKYLSTGAYAGTLDEAAARLDGHLWA, encoded by the coding sequence GTGGCCCGGTACGAGTCACTGCTCGACGCGGTCGGCGGCACGCCCCTGGTGGGGCTGCCCCGGCTGTCGCCGTCGAAGGACGTGCGGCTGTGGGCGAAGCTGGAGGACCGCAACCCGACCGGCTCGATCAAGGACCGGCCGGTCCTGATGATGATCGAGGAGGCCGAGCGGACCGGAGTGCTCACGCCGGGCTGCACGATCCTCGAACCGACGTCGGGCAACACCGGCATCGCCCTGGCCATGGCCGCCAAGCTCAAGGGCTACGGCCTGGTGTGCGTGATGCCGGAGAACACCTCCGCCGAGCGCAAGCAGCTGCTGCAGGCCTACGGCGCGCGGATCGTGTTCTCGCCCGCGGCGGGCGGCTCGAACCAGGCCGTGGCGCTGGCCAAGGAGCTGTCCGCGCAGAACCCGGACTGGGTGATGCTCTACCAGTACGGCAACCCGGCGAACCCCGGCGCGCACTACCACGGCACCGGGCCGGAGATCCTCAAGGACCTACCGACGATCACGCACTTCGTCGCGGGTCTGGGCACCACGGGCACGCTGGTCGGCGTCGGCCGGTACCTGCGCGAGCAGAAGCCGGACGTGCAGGTCATCGCGGCCGAGCCGCGGTACGGCGAGCTGGTCTACGGGCTGCGCAACCTCGACGAGGGCTTCGTGCCCGAGCTGTACGACGCCGAGGTGCTGACCGGCCGCTACTCGGTCGGCTCGTACGACGCGCTGCGCCGGACCCGGCAGCTGCTGGAGGTGGAGGGCATCTTCGCGGGCATCTCCACCGGCGCGATCCTGCACGCGGCGCTGGCCGCGGCGGAGAAGGCGGCGGCCCGCGGCGAGTCCGCGGACGTGGCGTTCGTGGTCGCGGACGCGGGGTGGAAGTACCTGTCCACCGGCGCGTACGCGGGCACGTTGGACGAGGCCGCGGCGCGGCTGGACGGTCACCTCTGGGCCTGA
- a CDS encoding isochorismatase family protein, with protein MGKALIVVDVQNDFCEGGSLAVAGGAAVAAAISAHVASSSYDHVVATRDYHVDPGSHFSETPDFVDSWPVHCVAGTAGASFHPELDVTAVEAVFSKGAHAAAYSGFEGTSGAGERLVDWLRARGVEQVDVVGIATDHCVRATALDAAEAGFATTVLLDLTAGVARSTVDGALTRLGAAGVTLTGTPHVS; from the coding sequence ATGGGCAAAGCGCTGATCGTGGTGGACGTGCAGAACGACTTCTGCGAGGGCGGGTCGTTGGCGGTGGCGGGCGGGGCGGCCGTGGCGGCGGCGATCTCGGCGCACGTCGCGTCGTCGTCGTACGACCACGTCGTGGCGACGCGCGACTACCACGTGGACCCGGGGTCGCACTTCAGCGAGACGCCGGACTTCGTGGACTCGTGGCCGGTGCACTGCGTGGCGGGGACGGCCGGCGCGTCGTTCCACCCGGAGCTGGACGTCACGGCGGTGGAGGCGGTGTTCTCGAAGGGCGCGCACGCGGCGGCGTACTCGGGGTTCGAGGGCACGTCCGGCGCGGGTGAGCGGTTGGTGGACTGGCTGCGGGCGCGGGGCGTGGAGCAGGTGGACGTGGTGGGGATCGCCACGGACCACTGCGTGCGCGCGACGGCGTTGGACGCGGCGGAGGCCGGGTTCGCGACGACCGTGCTGCTGGACCTGACGGCGGGCGTGGCGCGGTCGACGGTGGACGGCGCGCTGACGCGCCTGGGTGCGGCCGGCGTGACGCTGACCGGCACCCCGCACGTCTCCTGA